The DNA sequence GCGCCCACGATCTCTTCGTCTCCTTCGGGCTCAGCGGGGCCTTCACCCGGGAGATCAGGGACCAGATCGACTCCGGCCTGCCGGTCACCTTCAACCATTTCGTGGAAATCCTGAACCGCCGCCCGGCCTGGTTCGACGCGACCGTCGTCCGCAAGGTGATCTCGTCCACAGTCACCTTCGACACGCTGACCCGGCAGTACCGCCTCAACCGGAGCGTCAACGGGGAGATGATGGAGACGCTCGTGTCGGATCGCCAGGCGGACATGGAGCGCTTCATGACCAGCGTGGACCGCCTGCGGCTCTGCGATCCCGCCGACCTCGCCGGCGATCGGGCGCTCTACCTGAGGGTCAAGTCCAGGGTCCAGAAGCGATTCGTCTTCTTCTTCATCCCGTGGGATTTCGAGACCTCCTGGGCGCGGGTGCGGCTCAACGTCGCCGACACGCCCGCGTCCCCGAGCCCGTGAGCCTCGCCTCCGCCGCGCGGACGGGCGCCCCTCTGCGGGCCCCGAGATGAGCCAGGCCGAAAAGCGCATCAAGACCGATCGCCTGGTCCTCTTCGGCATCAGCGCGCTCGTCGTGGTCCTGACGGCGGCGTACGCCTTCCTCCAGCGATCCGAGGACCTCTCGTTCAAGTACGTCACCAACACCGTCCTCCTCGGCTTCCTCGGCATCCTCGATCTCGTCCTGATCATCGGGCTGGTGGTCGTTCTCACCCGCAACCTCGCGAAGCTCCTCCTCGAGCGACGGCGGGACATCCTGGGCTCGCGCTTCCGGACGAAGCTCGTCTTCAGCTTCATAGGGTTGTGCCTGGTTCCGTCGGTCCTGCTCTTCGTCGCGGCGATCAGCCTCATCGAGCGCAACGTCGAGCGGTGGTTCAACACCCCGGTCGACGTCATCGCGTCGCAGTCGCAGCAGATCGTCCAGGCTCTCTACCAGGAGCACCGGGATCGCGCCCGGAAGCTGGCCGAAACCCTCGCGACCGTGGTCGGACGCGAGAAGCTCCTCCAGGGGACCCAGCGCCGCCTCCTTCTGGGTGCGCTCCAGGGGAAGATGCGCGAGTACCGCCTGGACTACGCGTCGGTGTACGACGCCGAGGGGGCGGGCGTCGTCGCCGCGAACCCGCTCCTCTCCCTCGATCACCTCACCCCGCCCCCCGAGAACCTGCGGGAGCGAGCGATGCTCGGAGAGCCCTTCGAGTGGATCGAGGACCTCGGCTCGGGGCGTCTCGTCCGCGCCGGCTGGCCGATCCGCCCCGCGGCCGGCGGCGAGATCGTCGGCGTCGCGATCGCGGGCTCGTACGTCGGCAAGGAGATCGCCGCCCTCACCACGTCGGTGAGCCGCGCCTCGGAGAACTACCGCCAGATCAAGGCGCAGAAGGGGGCGATCCAGCAGGTGTACATCTCGGTCTTCGTCCTGATCACGCTCCTCGTGATCTTCGGGGCGACGTGGATCGGCTTCTATCTCGCCGGCCAGATCACGGTCCCGATCCAGATGCTCGCGGAGGGGACGCGCGCGGTGGCGGGCGGCGATCTCGACTACAGGGTCTCCGTCAGGCCCGG is a window from the Acidobacteriota bacterium genome containing:
- a CDS encoding DUF4390 domain-containing protein — encoded protein: MAILGLAGVPPGARTGDALNAGAEIRGIQLENGAHDLFVSFGLSGAFTREIRDQIDSGLPVTFNHFVEILNRRPAWFDATVVRKVISSTVTFDTLTRQYRLNRSVNGEMMETLVSDRQADMERFMTSVDRLRLCDPADLAGDRALYLRVKSRVQKRFVFFFIPWDFETSWARVRLNVADTPASPSP